The nucleotide sequence TCAGGATGCTTTCTTTAATGAGAGAAGGGGGCTCTGAATGCTTTCCACAAAAGTGGAACCTGCAGGAGCCCTCGTGGGCTGAGGCTGGGCAGGGCTCTTCTCGGACAGCTGCTTTCCTTTGGCCTCTGTTGCCACCTCCTGCGTTGGCAGCACTTGTGGGCAGAAAAGTAGCCCTCCTAGGAAAGGGCCTCTCCAGTCCAGAAATGGCTAGCCAGAGCCTCCTTGGCAGTCTGGATGCCGGGCATGAACAGAACAGCCATTGCTGGGTGGTGTGAGGGACATGGCTGGCATGCTTCCGAGCAGTGCAGATTTCTTCCTTAGTTATCTGAGCTCCAAAGGAGTATTCCTTAGGCAAACTGAGCGTTGCATGAAGGAAGTTCTGCTCAGCCTGATTTCAGGCTGTTCTGCTGGGGGCCTGCCAGCTGCCTGCCCTTGTATATCTGCAGTGGCCACTGCTAGCCTAGCGGCAAGGACAGAAGCCAGAGTACAGCTGCAGGGCCCTGTCTCCCTGTCTAGACAGACTGGCTGGCGAGGCTGGGGACTCTGCCCCTTTGCCAGCCTGCCATCCTTGGGCATTTGTATTTCCTATGTTGCTCTCCAAGATATCTGGCATGGGGGACCCAATGGCAAGGTTGGTCTGAATGGGAAGAGGATCCTCACCCCACTGTTCCTGCCTTCTCACCTGAGGCTGCCTTGGTCAGGGTCAGGGGAAGAGGCTCCTTTGGTCTGCTGTTGTTGAGGGAGGCAGGGTTGTGGAGTCAGAACCagtggaaggggggtgggggtcagGAGAAGGCAGGAAGACCCTCCCTTCCTATCTAAACTCACGTCCAACATTATAGCACAGTCAGCCGGAAGTCAGGTGCGGACTCTCGGAAGGCGGAGGGGAAGCCGCGACCCACCGCCCACAGAGCGAGGAAATGCCCTAAAGGAGGACGtgcaaagggaaggaaggaggcccCGCTTCGAGGGACCCCGTAAGTGCTTGCTTTGGTTCCCTCGCAAGGTCCAGGTGGCCCCGGGCGCAGAGTCAGGCTGCCTAGAGGTCCCTTCTGGACAAGAGCCTGGCtttgcagggggagaagaggacaGAAAGCCCCTCTGGCCACCTCTCTCACCACAGGGATGCCGGAAGGAGCACAAGGGAGGATCCTTGGGATATTGGAGTGGGAATCAGATCATGGGTGGGGAAAGAAGAGGCTTCCTTGCCTGCTGGGCAGGCAAAGGGGAGACAGTGGGAAAGAAACTTTGAGAAAAGAAAGAGCCTTTAGGAGCAAATCTTCCTTCTGGCCTTGCggggccttgctggctgggagaCAAGCTGTCTGCTCTGCTCTCTCCCTGCAGCTCCCTGGACTCCATCTACTACCACCGGGAGCTGCTGTGCTACTCCCTGGACAAGCTGCGCGTGGACCTGCTCACCATCAGCTCCTTCCACGGCCTGCGGGAGGAGAGGGAGGCCCGCCTGGAGAAGCTCTTCCCGGACAAGCACACCCCCCGGCCCCACAGCTTCGTGGGCAAGAGAGTGAGTTGGCTGCTGCCGCCCCCATTGGGCAGGGCGCGCTGCCATTGCTGGCTCCCACGTGGGGAGCCTGGGGCTTGGGCAGCGCGGCCTGCCCTTGTTTCTGGACACAAGCAGAAGCCCTTTTGGCCCACATTGCCTCTGGCAGGCTCCTCAACGCCATCCTTCCTGGTTTGCCTCTTGAGCATCTTCCTCTATGCCTGTGCTTTTCTCTGCAAGCACTACCCCactttcacccacccaccctttccgATTTCTGCCTCCTTCCTGCTCTGTGCTGGCTCATCGTGCCTCAGCGTATCCCATTTCAGTTTCTGCTTCTGGCTCCTAGGTCTTTGTTCCTTCCctgttctctctctgtcttcctgACCATCCACATGTGCTCCCTTCTCCTGCCACCCTCTTGCCTTCCTCCTGATCTGTGCCATCCCCAGCTCTGCTCTTCTTAAACAGAGCATAGAAAGCCCCTTTTAAAGCTGCCTCTCCCAAGTTCAGATCTGTCAGCCtcccgcttcccccccccttctgcttctctcccccctttcttttgggTGAGGCTGCAGGCAGGAGTGAGCTCCTTCTAACTGATGCCTGGGGATAACTAGTTCCAAAGTGGTGTGGAAATAAATGACCACACAAGCAGGTGGGTGGGCAGGAGGCCTGTTGTGGTAGCTTTGAGAGGAGACCCTGGAAGGTGTCCAGTTTGGGGAAAAGAGCAgatcaccctctctctctctgtgcccccACTGCCCCAGCAGGTCTTCTTCCTAAGCAGCAGAGTGCACCCGGGAGAGACACCCTCCAGCTTCGTCTTCAACGGCTTCCTGGAGTTCATCCTCCGTGAAGAGGACCCTCGGGCCCAGATGCTGCGCCGCATGTTTGTCTTCAAGCTCATCCCCATGCTGAACCCGGACGGAGTGGTGCGGGGCCATTACCGGTGAGTAAAGCCAGCATAAACACAGAGGGGTGGCCAGCCCCAGCTCAAGTCCCAGGCTGGTGGGACAGATCCCTCTACGAAGCCTCTGTCGCTGCAGACTCATGCTAGGTGAAGGCAACTGGCCAGTTCAGTTGGCCTGGAGAAAGACATTCCTTGGGTGAGGGgttcctctcccaccccccaacccatctcaagggagctggtgttggCTGGTGCTTGTCTCTTCCTGCCTGAGACACCCAAGCGACAGTACCCAGGAGGAAGGTGTCTTTGCCCAGCGTGGCTGAGCCCTCTGGCTCCTTCTCTTCCCCACAGGACAGATTCTCGTGGCGTGAACCTCAACCGCCAGTATCTGAACCCTGACGTTGATCTGCACCCGGCCGTCTACGGGGCCAAGGCCGTCATGCTCTATCACCACGTCCACAACCGCGTCCAGCCAGGCTCACCCGACTGGCGGGCCTGCGTCCCTCCCCTCGGCACCAAGGCTGCCAACCAGCGCCCCACCCGCAACTGCCCTCCCAGCGAGGAGGCCCCCCTCTCTGAGCTGGAGAAGGCCAACAACCTTCGCAACTGTCCCAGGGATGCTGGCGTCCCCTCGCCTCAGGACCACGAGCCCTCAGAGGCACCAGGGAGCAAGGACCAGGACGTCTGGATCCTCTCGGAAGACCTGCCTCCCACACTCTGTGAGGAGAAAGCCGAGGTCCGCTCTCCTCCCGCCCCGGAAGCCATCCCCCCGCAGCAGAGCGGCCTGGCCTACTACGTCGACCTGCACGGGCACGCCTCCAAGAGAGGCTGCTTCATGTACGGGAACAACATCTTGGAAGAGGCTCACCaggtgaggaggaaggggagagcagCCGGAGTGGGCAAgaagggaatggggggggggcgggacccaCAGTCCCAGGCTTGAGGTGTTTGAAGATCCCCCTTCCAAGTCCAGCCAAGGCTCTAGTGCCTCTGAAAgagcaacagctgctgctgctgctgctgctgtgctttttCTCTCTGATTCCTAGACGCAATCTGGGGGGGCCATTGCAGACTTCCTCCCCTTCTTGCGTGTCTCCATTTGGTCTGCTGAGCCTCAGCCTTTTCCTCTCCTGGCCTCTGTCATTTGCTGCCTGGGATCCCAACTCCATCAGCTGCATTGCGCATGCtcccttctgcgcatgcccagccAGCTCTTGTGTTGGCCTTGTGGCAGGAGGCTGAGCTGGGCTGGAGAGGGGCAGCTGCCTGCTGGGGGCGGCTGCTGAGCAGCACTGGGGACTCTGCTGGTGTCAGTTTCACTGGGTGAGCTCAGCTCGCTATGCCTGAGCGTAGGTGAGAAGCGGCAGCCCCAACCTCTCTGGTTGATCTTGCAGGTTGAAAACATGCTCTTCCCCAAGCTCATCGCCATGAACTCTGCTCACTTTGATTTCTCGGGCTGCAACTTCTCCGAGAAGAACATGTACGCCAAGGACAAGCGGGACGGGCAGTCGAAGGAGGGCAGCGGGCGCGTGGCCATCTACAAGGCCTTGGGCATCATTCACAGGTGAGCAGAGGATGCAGCCTCACCGACAGACCAGCCACCTATGCCTTCTGCTCCGCACCTGCCTTCAGAATATGAAAGATTCTGCCTCCGTAAAGAGAGAGCCCTTCTAGATCAGCTCAGAGCTGATTTGGACCATGGAATAAATACGGTCAGGAGCCTCAGTCCTCTCCTCCTTTGAGAGAGGATCCTGGCAGAATAGGCAGCTGGGGAGAGTTGGGTGGCCAAAGTAGTTTGTATCCATAGTGGCAGTGCTGGCTGAGGACAGGGTGGATGAGGCCCAGTTCAGTGTGGATCGGAGTCCGCATTTGGTAGAGTGTGCTGGTTAGGGTGGTCATAGTCTGATCCGTCTTTCTGGCCTGGGGGCAGCAGGAACTCCTCCTCCTTGGTCAAAAGTTAGCCCTCTTCCCCTCCACCGTTAAAGCCTGGTACTTGGTGGATCCTAAACACTGCCAGGTGGAAATGTCTTTTATCCTACCCGGCTGCTTCTTGGTGTGGGATCAGTttaaaaataagggggggggggagcctgtggTGAGCATGTCAGTGGAGCTGGGTGTCCACATGAAGACGTTTTATTGATAACATGCACAAGAATTGAATTGCtgtcttttaaactgtgtgttttTGCAACACGCGTAGAGACGTTTGCAGGAGGCAACCTATAACCCCTCTGTTCCTTCTAGCTACACGCTGGAGTGCAACTACAACACGGGACGGTCTGTCAACGCAGTTCCAGCCGCTTGTCACGATAACGGGCGGGCAACCCCCCCTCCTCTGCCAGCATTCCCCTCCAAATACACAGTGGAGCTCTTTGAGCAGGTATCAGCCTCCCCCCCCTTTATGAGATGAGCTTTGTGTGGGTGTCAGTGGGTGCGTAATTCCAGGGACTTGCCCCCGGGGCGGGTGGGGCCTCCTTGAGTGGTTTTGGtcaggcaaaagaaaaagcagcagcaagtcTTCCTCTCCTAGTTGCCTGGGAGAGCTGTGATTTTGCCTGGGGGGGCCTGACAGTGCTCAGGGCTTcctgctgcctctctccctgtgcCCAGGTGGGAAGGGCCTTGGCCATCGCCGCGCTGGACATGGCCGAATGCAACCCCTGGCCCCGGATCGTCCTTTCCGAACACAGCTGCCTTAGCAACCTCCGTGCCTGGATGATGAAGCATGTGCGCAGCATGAGGGGCGTGGCCGGCTGCTCCCGGAGGAAGGGGGCCAAGACTCCTCCCAAGGGGACCAAGTACGGAGGCTGGGGAGAGGCCGGTGGGGTGACGCCAGGGCTCCCAGGCTCCCTTCCGACAGGCCTTCCTCCTCCAGTCAGGGTGCAGGACTTGGCCCCTGGGGCGCTCTTGCTCTTCTGCGCCTGCTGCCACCAAAgcctcttcctcctggtcccatcgaaggtggaggaggaggaccagAGCTGACCCTTTGCCAAGCAGGCAGTAGAGCAGGCGGAAGCCCCTCTCCCCAGAGGAttgtcacagaatcatggaattgtagggttggaagggaccccaagggccatctcgtccaaccccctgcagtgcaggaattacTGCTAAATCTCATTTTTGGGTGGCCCACTCAGTCACCTTCAGGTTGCGAGGCTTGAAACAGCAGTTTTCAAAAGGGACGGGGATGTCTGAGCATGGAAGGGGTGGGCTTGGTCTGAAGCACAGCATTGGATCCCAGTCAGATTTTGCAGAAAGAAGCCTCGTTTTCCCCAGCCTTGGTTCCCCTGGTTGGCTTCAGCAGGGGTCAAAGAGGGCCTGTTTTACTCTTTTGGAACCAGCATGGGATAAATGCCCCCAACCACAGTGACACTGGCAATATGCAACTGCGCAGATTTAAATATcggagggggaagggagagaatgCGCATTTGTGCCCATTGCCCATGTAGTTCTTTCCAGCAGGATAGAGGGACTGAGAGGCTAAAGGGTAGATCTTGAGGAGGGATGGTGTTGTGTTGCAAGACAGAGTAAATGATAgaggcctgggggtggggggaatccccACCCGTACCCCTATTCATACACCTTGAGAAATGAAACCTGGTGCGTCAGAGGCTGCCTCTTCCTGGGCCACCTTGCAGGGCGGGCGGCTGGGTTTCTGCCCCAGCGGTGACGCCTCCCTTTGGCCTTCCCTCCCAGCGGGGTCTCTGCCTCCAGCTCCGATAACTCCCTCTGCCGGGGCCGCAGCTTCAGCAACGGGAGCAGCAGCAACCAGCAGGTGGCGTCCCCGCAGGTCAAGACCTCGCCCAGCTTCACCTTCAGCTGCTCCCACCCCGACGGCCCCCTGGGCGTGGGCCAGGGCCCCCCGAAAGGTGCCTCGAGGGTGCTGGCGCTCGTGCGAGGTAAGCTCTGTGGAGGATCCGTGCTGGGCGCAATCCGGAGGATCTGGGAGTGGCTGCGCTGGCAGAAGTGACAGCCTTGCAAGAACCTCgccttttctctttctgtctctctccctccctctttctcgtGAAATAAAAGTGTTCCACAATAGATCCCAGTCATCCTGTGAGAGCTGGCCCCCAGTCAACCCGAGCCCCCCGCCCTGCTCTCTGAACCGAGGGGAACCCCAGGCTTCAGGGGACCCGTGGGGGTCTTATGTAGAGCGCTGGGCAGAggcctgtgctgctgctgctgctgctgctgctgctggtggtggcgcTACTCCCGAGGAAGCGGCAGGTGAGCTGGtcctgcagggaggagggagctctCCAGCAGCAGGGCGCCTGCTAGGGAGGGGGGCGTTTCTCCCAGGCCAGCCCCCGTGTGGCAGTGGGCCACGTTCCTCTCCCACGCTTCCATGAGGTGAGGCGAAGCCGTTTGCCTTGGGCTCCCTGCCATTGCACCACTGCCAGACCCACCTGCACCAACGCCCCCTGCTGCGTTGTGGTACTGCAGATGCCACGGCAGGTGAGGGTGCAGCTGCCAGCAGCAGTGTGGGGGCaatggcaggggcagggagggggcagtggGGTTGAGCATTTTGCCCACAAAAACACCCTGGGCCACCGCTGGCCTTTGGGATCCTTTGTAGCCCTGCGAGTCAGATTATGCCAAGAGCAATTTGATTGAGGCTGCCCAGTGAGCTGCTTTGTGCCCAGGCAAAGGTGAGAGCCTCTCCCTGCCAAGGCCCAACCGTCCTCCATCACCAGCTCTGCTGCCTCCAAGGTGACCCAGCCAGCTTTCCCCCTGGATTAGCTGCCTCCCTCCCACAGTCGAGGAGTTCAGCCGGGGGTCACTTGGGCTGATAGAGCACCATCAGGCAAGTGCTGAGAAAGGAGGAAGGACCTGGGCAAAGCACAGGCAGGCAGCTGAGTGTGGCTTCAGCAGCCCTAGCACTGCTGCAGAGAggcccctctctctttcctcctcctgctcttgaAGGAAGGATAGAGGTAGCctgaatagagagagagagagataatgcaCTGAAGGATTGTGGGATTTGTGCCCCCTCCCAAGGAAAGCTCCCGGTTTGCGAGTGTATCAGAGGGGAGGGCCTCAGCACCTTGTAGCTCTGCAGGTGCAGCAACCTGCTCTTGTTCCCTGCCTCCCCCACAAAAGGGGCTTCTCCTGGGCTGAGGCTGGAGGCCCTCAAAAGGCCACATCGACCCAGCCAAGCCACTGCCTCTCCCCACTGCTGCCCCTGTTCTCAGCGGTGTGTGGTGCCCGACAGCCCTCCAGAATTGGCTGCCACTATGCAGGCGCTTGGGGCTCCCTTGGGGTAGCAGATAGGTGGCACagatctgcccccctccccaagtgaAGAGAACAGCCTTCGTTGGAGACAAGAGAATGGATTTCCCCCACGCCACCCCCGGCTTCTTCTGGGCAAAATGTGTTCAAGCCCTGCGAAGGGGAGGGAGGTGCATGATGGGGCCACCCCGCCGCCCCCTCGCAGAACTCGGCTTTGCCTTGTCCTTTCTCCCTGCCCAGAGTCGCGCGTCCAGGAGAAGCGCCGTCACCAGCACCAGTCCTTGCTGCGAGCAGCAGTGAGCAACATCCAGGCgcccccacctctctcttctTCCACCAGGACGGCCTCTCACCTCCAGCTGCCGACCAGCCTCGGCTCCTGCCCCCTCCCAGCCACCCTCAACGTGACAGGTGCGTCTTCCTTCCTTCAACCTGCCCCCCATGACTAAAGGCCGCCTTGGCAACACGAGTGTGAGCAAGCCCAGGGCAGAGGCCGGCATGCCACTCAAACCCTGGCCTCTTCCTGCCGGTTCTCAGGTGCCACCAGTGCCCCAGTCAGGTGAGAgagggaagcagcagaagcagggaaCTTCTTGCCTCCCTTTCTCTTACCAAAAGTCCCTGGTCAGTTGGGAGGTGGTGATAAAAGACTTAGAGAGCCAAGGTGTATATTTCTGAGAAGCGACTTCTTACTAGACCGGGGACTGCCTCCCAGTTCCTGCTCTCTTTCCCAGCACAGCCCCCGACTCAGCTGTGTCCTGCTTGGGCGGCCGGCAGGAGCAGAGCTTAACCCTTGGTGCCGCTTTCCTCCTTAGCTAGAAGGAAAGGCAGGCCGGAGAGCTGCCTTCAAAGAGGCCTGCAGATGATGCATCTTCTCTGTTGCTTCTCCAGGGGGCAAGACTAGGATCCGCAGGGTCTTCCTGGGAAGCAGATTTGAGCAGAGGGTCCCCACCCGAGTCGCAGCATCACGTTTTTAGTGGTTTCTTGTTAAGTGTGCACCTTGCTTTTCACCTCATCTGGGTCTCATGCTGCTTTCAAAgtattaaaatgtataatttcttCCGTGTCTCTTTCCAGTTGTaaccctttaaatatttgacAGTAAGTAGCAGATGGTTGAAGCTGCTTCTGCCTGGGACCCTATTAAGGATTCTGGCCAGAAATTTGCATCGCTGCCCCGGGGTGGTGGATCACGAGGAAACAAAGTGACTGAGAAAACCCAGCATTGCAACTGTATTCCGTGTTAGCGTGTAAAACTCAAGCCTTTCATTTTTTTATCCTTTAAAAGGGGTGGCCAGTAGTGCAGTCAGATAATGTAAAACTTTAGACCTTAATGGTTTTAGAAGAGGGGGCTCTTCAGATGGCAGCAGGGGGAGGCGGCACAtgcgaccctccagatattgtcagATTCTGAGCTCTCCTCAGGCCGTGGCCTGGcacgatgggagctgcagtctggcATCCCTTGGAGGGCCACAGAACAGCCATACACACCAGGGTTTTCTATTCCCTTGCAAAGTGACCCAGGGTGAGGGCCTTGTGGGAGAGCCTTTTCTCTGGCTGGGGCAAAGGAGCAGAGATGGAGGCTGACGGCGCAGTTTGGCACTGGGGGTGGGAGCCGCTCAGAAAAAGCCAGCAGGAGATAGCAGTGGGGagccagcagcagctcctgcccccgcatttggggggtgggggggcggcAGGTCGGCAAGCCGGCTGTTTACCCACTTTCGTCACCGAGGTCTGGAGGTGTTCCAGGTGGAGAAAGGGATGTTGCAGGCTCTCCTAAGcccagcctgctggatcaggccagtggcccatctagtccagcatcctgttctcacagtggccaacccctCAGCGGGGTCTGAGCCCAAGAGCCC is from Podarcis raffonei isolate rPodRaf1 chromosome 3, rPodRaf1.pri, whole genome shotgun sequence and encodes:
- the AGBL5 gene encoding cytosolic carboxypeptidase-like protein 5 isoform X1, with the translated sequence MEVRCGGLLFSSKFDSGNLAHVEKVEHLEGDGDGAGNGGSGSSSTSATSMVFGTSLPIADYEFNVWTKPDCGDTEYENANRSWFYFSVRGGAPGKLIKIHIVNMNKQTKLYSQGMAPLVKTVPIRPRWERIRERPAFEMVETQFVLSFVHRFLDCRGATTFFAFCYPFSYTECQEMLAQLDAHFAECRHLSASSTVSRKSGADSRKAEGKPRPTAHRARKCPKGGRAKGRKEAPLRGTPSLDSIYYHRELLCYSLDKLRVDLLTISSFHGLREEREARLEKLFPDKHTPRPHSFVGKRVFFLSSRVHPGETPSSFVFNGFLEFILREEDPRAQMLRRMFVFKLIPMLNPDGVVRGHYRTDSRGVNLNRQYLNPDVDLHPAVYGAKAVMLYHHVHNRVQPGSPDWRACVPPLGTKAANQRPTRNCPPSEEAPLSELEKANNLRNCPRDAGVPSPQDHEPSEAPGSKDQDVWILSEDLPPTLCEEKAEVRSPPAPEAIPPQQSGLAYYVDLHGHASKRGCFMYGNNILEEAHQVENMLFPKLIAMNSAHFDFSGCNFSEKNMYAKDKRDGQSKEGSGRVAIYKALGIIHSYTLECNYNTGRSVNAVPAACHDNGRATPPPLPAFPSKYTVELFEQVGRALAIAALDMAECNPWPRIVLSEHSCLSNLRAWMMKHVRSMRGVAGCSRRKGAKTPPKGTNGVSASSSDNSLCRGRSFSNGSSSNQQVASPQVKTSPSFTFSCSHPDGPLGVGQGPPKGASRVLALVRVFHNRSQSSCESWPPVNPSPPPCSLNRGEPQASGDPWGSYVERWAEACAAAAAAAAAGGGATPEEAAESRVQEKRRHQHQSLLRAAVSNIQAPPPLSSSTRTASHLQLPTSLGSCPLPATLNVTGPGCNGLQEAEHPSEELKPPPPCGLALLQNISRRLNSEQLSETPRLEILMPRPSRIPIRRRPAGQSQHLLRLNGCSDDSSLKVWKYAPSQLPAQSSLPVELLLLLMVCSPSRVSAGRSGADGQGPEGRAAFSVQPPQRLAGRAHPGASRPPPAQLPQDPVFLHRGLIRQGGRSSCDPPVPAPPQPPRRSAPATRRRRLPPWCARDRPRHPPRWRRPASAHPGLPPALPPAPAPSSPSCSLGLASPWSWL
- the AGBL5 gene encoding cytosolic carboxypeptidase-like protein 5 isoform X10, whose translation is MEVRCGGLLFSSKFDSGNLAHVEKVEHLEGDGDGAGNGGSGSSSTSATSMVFGTSLPIADYEFNVWTKPDCGDTEYENANRSWFYFSVRGGAPGKLIKIHIVNMNKQTKLYSQGMAPLVKTVPIRPRWERIRERPAFEMVETQFVLSFVHRFLDCRGATTFFAFCYPFSYTECQEMLAQLDAHFAECRHLSASSTVSRKSGADSRKAEGKPRPTAHRARKCPKGGRAKGRKEAPLRGTPSLDSIYYHRELLCYSLDKLRVDLLTISSFHGLREEREARLEKLFPDKHTPRPHSFVGKRVFFLSSRVHPGETPSSFVFNGFLEFILREEDPRAQMLRRMFVFKLIPMLNPDGVVRGHYRTDSRGVNLNRQYLNPDVDLHPAVYGAKAVMLYHHVHNRVQPGSPDWRACVPPLGTKAANQRPTRNCPPSEEAPLSELEKANNLRNCPRDAGVPSPQDHEPSEAPGSKDQDVWILSEDLPPTLCEEKAEVRSPPAPEAIPPQQSGLAYYVDLHGHASKRGCFMYGNNILEEAHQVENMLFPKLIAMNSAHFDFSGCNFSEKNMYAKDKRDGQSKEGSGRVAIYKALGIIHSYTLECNYNTGRSVNAVPAACHDNGRATPPPLPAFPSKYTVELFEQVGRALAIAALDMAECNPWPRIVLSEHSCLSNLRAWMMKHVRSMRGVAGCSRRKGAKTPPKGTNGVSASSSDNSLCRGRSFSNGSSSNQQVASPQVKTSPSFTFSCSHPDGPLGVGQGPPKGASRVLALVRVFHNRSQSSCESWPPVNPSPPPCSLNRGEPQASGDPWGSYVERWAEACAAAAAAAAAGGGATPEEAAESRVQEKRRHQHQSLLRAAVSNIQAPPPLSSSTRTASHLQLPTSLGSCPLPATLNVTGPGCNGLQEAEHPSEELKPPPPCGLALLQNISRRLNSEQLSETPRLEILMPRPSRIPIRRRPAGQSQHLLRLNGCSDDSSLKWSCSCC
- the AGBL5 gene encoding cytosolic carboxypeptidase-like protein 5 isoform X3; its protein translation is MEVRCGGLLFSSKFDSGNLAHVEKVEHLEGDGDGAGNGGSGSSSTSATSMVFGTSLPIADYEFNVWTKPDCGDTEYENANRSWFYFSVRGGAPGKLIKIHIVNMNKQTKLYSQGMAPLVKTVPIRPRWERIRERPAFEMVETQFVLSFVHRFLDCRGATTFFAFCYPFSYTECQEMLAQLDAHFAECRHLSASSTVSRKSGADSRKAEGKPRPTAHRARKCPKGGRAKGRKEAPLRGTPSLDSIYYHRELLCYSLDKLRVDLLTISSFHGLREEREARLEKLFPDKHTPRPHSFVGKRVFFLSSRVHPGETPSSFVFNGFLEFILREEDPRAQMLRRMFVFKLIPMLNPDGVVRGHYRTDSRGVNLNRQYLNPDVDLHPAVYGAKAVMLYHHVHNRVQPGSPDWRACVPPLGTKAANQRPTRNCPPSEEAPLSELEKANNLRNCPRDAGVPSPQDHEPSEAPGSKDQDVWILSEDLPPTLCEEKAEVRSPPAPEAIPPQQSGLAYYVDLHGHASKRGCFMYGNNILEEAHQVENMLFPKLIAMNSAHFDFSGCNFSEKNMYAKDKRDGQSKEGSGRVAIYKALGIIHSYTLECNYNTGRSVNAVPAACHDNGRATPPPLPAFPSKYTVELFEQVGRALAIAALDMAECNPWPRIVLSEHSCLSNLRAWMMKHVRSMRGVAGCSRRKGAKTPPKGTNGVSASSSDNSLCRGRSFSNGSSSNQQVASPQVKTSPSFTFSCSHPDGPLGVGQGPPKGASRVLALVRESRVQEKRRHQHQSLLRAAVSNIQAPPPLSSSTRTASHLQLPTSLGSCPLPATLNVTGPGCNGLQEAEHPSEELKPPPPCGLALLQNISRRLNSEQLSETPRLEILMPRPSRIPIRRRPAGQSQHLLRLNGCSDDSSLKVWKYAPSQLPAQSSLPVELLLLLMVCSPSRVSAGRSGADGQGPEGRAAFSVQPPQRLAGRAHPGASRPPPAQLPQDPVFLHRGLIRQGGRSSCDPPVPAPPQPPRRSAPATRRRRLPPWCARDRPRHPPRWRRPASAHPGLPPALPPAPAPSSPSCSLGLASPWSWL
- the AGBL5 gene encoding cytosolic carboxypeptidase-like protein 5 isoform X4, coding for MEVRCGGLLFSSKFDSGNLAHVEKVEHLEGDGDGAGNGGSGSSSTSATSMVFGTSLPIADYEFNVWTKPDCGDTEYENANRSWFYFSVRGGAPGKLIKIHIVNMNKQTKLYSQGMAPLVKTVPIRPRWERIRERPAFEMVETQFVLSFVHRFLDCRGATTFFAFCYPFSYTECQEMLAQLDAHFAECRHLSASSTVSRKSGADSRKAEGKPRPTAHRARKCPKGGRAKGRKEAPLRGTPSLDSIYYHRELLCYSLDKLRVDLLTISSFHGLREEREARLEKLFPDKHTPRPHSFVGKRVFFLSSRVHPGETPSSFVFNGFLEFILREEDPRAQMLRRMFVFKLIPMLNPDGVVRGHYRTDSRGVNLNRQYLNPDVDLHPAVYGAKAVMLYHHVHNRVQPGSPDWRACVPPLGTKAANQRPTRNCPPSEEAPLSELEKANNLRNCPRDAGVPSPQDHEPSEAPGSKDQDVWILSEDLPPTLCEEKAEVRSPPAPEAIPPQQSGLAYYVDLHGHASKRGCFMYGNNILEEAHQVENMLFPKLIAMNSAHFDFSGCNFSEKNMYAKDKRDGQSKEGSGRVAIYKALGIIHSYTLECNYNTGRSVNAVPAACHDNGRATPPPLPAFPSKYTVELFEQVGRALAIAALDMAECNPWPRIVLSEHSCLSNLRAWMMKHVRSMRGVAGCSRRKGAKTPPKGTNGVSASSSDNSLCRGRSFSNGSSSNQQVASPQVKTSPSFTFSCSHPDGPLGVGQGPPKGASRVLALVRVFHNRSQSSCESWPPVNPSPPPCSLNRGEPQASGDPWGSYVERWAEACAAAAAAAAAGGGATPEEAAESRVQEKRRHQHQSLLRAAVSNIQAPPPLSSSTRTASHLQLPTSLGSCPLPATLNVTGPGCNGLQEAEHPSEELKPPPPCGLALLQNISRRLNSEQLSETPRLEILMPRPSRIPIRRRPAGQSQHLLRLNGCSDDSSLKVWKYAPSQLPAQSSLPEFPLDVPELTARGQREEPLFLCNPPNVLLDEVWLPCSRCPPLEPPPCRPKRKKKKPKQRIHRGVGSGHPPP
- the AGBL5 gene encoding cytosolic carboxypeptidase-like protein 5 isoform X2; amino-acid sequence: MEVRCGGLLFSSKFDSGNLAHVEKVEHLEGDGDGAGNGGSGSSSTSATSMVFGTSLPIADYEFNVWTKPDCGDTEYENANRSWFYFSVRGGAPGKLIKIHIVNMNKQTKLYSQGMAPLVKTVPIRPRWERIRERPAFEMVETQFVLSFVHRFLDCRGATTFFAFCYPFSYTECQEMLAQLDAHFAECRHLSASSSLDSIYYHRELLCYSLDKLRVDLLTISSFHGLREEREARLEKLFPDKHTPRPHSFVGKRVFFLSSRVHPGETPSSFVFNGFLEFILREEDPRAQMLRRMFVFKLIPMLNPDGVVRGHYRTDSRGVNLNRQYLNPDVDLHPAVYGAKAVMLYHHVHNRVQPGSPDWRACVPPLGTKAANQRPTRNCPPSEEAPLSELEKANNLRNCPRDAGVPSPQDHEPSEAPGSKDQDVWILSEDLPPTLCEEKAEVRSPPAPEAIPPQQSGLAYYVDLHGHASKRGCFMYGNNILEEAHQVENMLFPKLIAMNSAHFDFSGCNFSEKNMYAKDKRDGQSKEGSGRVAIYKALGIIHSYTLECNYNTGRSVNAVPAACHDNGRATPPPLPAFPSKYTVELFEQVGRALAIAALDMAECNPWPRIVLSEHSCLSNLRAWMMKHVRSMRGVAGCSRRKGAKTPPKGTNGVSASSSDNSLCRGRSFSNGSSSNQQVASPQVKTSPSFTFSCSHPDGPLGVGQGPPKGASRVLALVRVFHNRSQSSCESWPPVNPSPPPCSLNRGEPQASGDPWGSYVERWAEACAAAAAAAAAGGGATPEEAAESRVQEKRRHQHQSLLRAAVSNIQAPPPLSSSTRTASHLQLPTSLGSCPLPATLNVTGPGCNGLQEAEHPSEELKPPPPCGLALLQNISRRLNSEQLSETPRLEILMPRPSRIPIRRRPAGQSQHLLRLNGCSDDSSLKVWKYAPSQLPAQSSLPVELLLLLMVCSPSRVSAGRSGADGQGPEGRAAFSVQPPQRLAGRAHPGASRPPPAQLPQDPVFLHRGLIRQGGRSSCDPPVPAPPQPPRRSAPATRRRRLPPWCARDRPRHPPRWRRPASAHPGLPPALPPAPAPSSPSCSLGLASPWSWL